From one Sulfuricurvum sp. IAE1 genomic stretch:
- the rpsJ gene encoding 30S ribosomal protein S10 produces MEKIRLKLRAYDHRVLDRSVASIVEAVKRTGAEIRGPIPLPTKIRKYTVLRSPHVNKSSREQFEIRMHARLIDIVSATPDTVDSLMKLDLAPEVDVEVRSMDK; encoded by the coding sequence ATGGAAAAGATTCGTTTGAAACTTAGAGCGTACGATCATCGCGTACTTGATCGTTCTGTTGCCTCTATTGTTGAAGCTGTAAAGCGAACGGGTGCGGAAATTCGCGGCCCAATCCCTTTGCCAACCAAGATTCGTAAGTATACGGTTCTCCGTTCACCGCACGTTAACAAGAGTTCTCGTGAGCAGTTCGAGATCCGCATGCACGCTCGTCTTATCGACATCGTATCGGCTACGCCGGATACCGTTGATTCGCTGATGAAGCTTGACTTGGCTCCGGAAGTGGACGTTGAAGTTCGCTCTATGGACAAGTAA
- the rplC gene encoding 50S ribosomal protein L3, whose translation MEYIVEKIGMSRTVGAQSKVVTLLKVKEAKVCEVKDGKALVAYSEGKSSNKSVEGQQKKYNLSAEFNKFATLAVANTEAGDLDMAPLADAKTVKSVFNTKGRGFTGVMKRWNFGGGPAAHGHRFHRTSGSIGNREWPGKVQKGRKMSGQYGNEQVTVKNEVMSYDAQNGVLVVVGSIPGANGALGRVKVVK comes from the coding sequence GTGGAATACATCGTAGAAAAAATCGGCATGAGCCGTACCGTCGGTGCTCAGAGCAAAGTTGTCACTCTTTTGAAAGTAAAAGAGGCGAAAGTTTGCGAAGTGAAAGACGGTAAAGCCCTGGTCGCGTACAGCGAAGGGAAATCATCAAACAAATCGGTTGAAGGTCAGCAGAAGAAGTACAACCTCTCTGCAGAGTTCAACAAATTCGCTACGCTGGCTGTGGCTAACACGGAAGCGGGCGATCTGGATATGGCTCCTTTGGCGGATGCGAAAACCGTCAAAAGCGTATTCAATACTAAAGGTCGCGGTTTCACCGGTGTTATGAAACGCTGGAACTTCGGAGGCGGACCTGCAGCGCACGGTCACCGTTTCCACCGCACCAGCGGTTCGATCGGTAACCGCGAATGGCCTGGTAAAGTCCAGAAAGGGCGCAAAATGTCAGGTCAGTACGGTAACGAGCAAGTAACCGTCAAAAATGAAGTGATGTCGTATGACGCACAAAACGGTGTATTGGTTGTCGTGGGTTCTATCCCGGGCGCTAACGGTGCACTAGGTCGTGTAAAGGTAGTGAAATAA
- the rplD gene encoding 50S ribosomal protein L4: protein MSAIVLNEKFEKASELALPESFSGINPHNLYLYVKSYQASLRADTASAKTRAEVRGGGKKPWAQKGRGGARAGSRRSPVWVGGAVVHGPNTGRNYDQKVNKKQKKLALKFALDALANEGKLFIVDSIEVPSGKTKDAVTLFNNLNVRDALLVKKILDEKTYLAFRNLSKTYIVEENELNAFLAATYRSVVIEKAVWENLTKES, encoded by the coding sequence ATGAGCGCGATTGTACTGAACGAAAAATTCGAAAAAGCCTCTGAACTGGCATTGCCTGAGAGCTTTAGCGGCATCAACCCGCACAATCTCTACTTGTACGTTAAATCGTATCAAGCAAGCCTCCGTGCGGACACTGCGTCTGCCAAAACGCGTGCGGAAGTTCGCGGCGGCGGTAAAAAACCATGGGCCCAGAAAGGCCGTGGCGGTGCGCGTGCCGGTTCACGCCGTTCACCTGTATGGGTTGGCGGTGCGGTCGTACACGGACCGAACACCGGTCGTAACTACGATCAGAAAGTAAACAAAAAGCAAAAGAAACTTGCGTTGAAATTTGCTTTGGATGCATTGGCGAACGAAGGGAAACTGTTCATCGTTGACAGCATCGAAGTTCCAAGCGGGAAAACAAAAGACGCCGTAACGCTGTTCAATAACCTGAACGTTCGTGACGCTCTTCTGGTTAAAAAGATTCTCGACGAGAAAACCTATTTGGCATTCCGTAACCTCTCTAAAACGTACATCGTGGAAGAGAATGAACTCAACGCCTTTTTGGCTGCGACATACCGTTCGGTAGTAATCGAAAAAGCGGTATGGGAAAATCTGACTAAAGAGAGCTAA
- a CDS encoding 50S ribosomal protein L23, giving the protein MADITDIKSILYTEKTLGLQEEGVIVVQTSPRMTKNALKEVFREYFGIVPARVNSLNQSGKVKRFRGLTGKQNDFKKFYVKLPEGAQIDSLAV; this is encoded by the coding sequence ATGGCAGATATTACTGATATCAAATCGATCCTGTATACAGAGAAGACTCTTGGTCTTCAAGAAGAGGGCGTAATCGTAGTTCAGACGTCTCCACGTATGACTAAAAACGCTCTTAAAGAGGTGTTCAGAGAGTACTTCGGAATCGTTCCGGCTCGTGTTAACTCTTTGAACCAAAGCGGAAAAGTAAAACGTTTCCGCGGTCTTACCGGTAAACAGAACGACTTTAAAAAGTTCTATGTAAAACTGCCGGAAGGCGCACAAATCGATAGTCTGGCGGTGTAA
- the rplB gene encoding 50S ribosomal protein L2, with protein MAIKTYKPTTPSRRFYTNVDNSDITAKASVRSLLKKLPAAAGRNNNGRITSRHKEAGAKKLYRIIDFKRNKFGIAGTVAAIEYDPYRNCRIALVNYVDGEKRYILQPKGLNVGDVIMAAESGLDIKSGNAMKLMNIPVGTTVHNVELKPGKGGQIVRSAGTSAQIMGRDGKYVSLRLPSGEMRYVLGECMATIGIVGNEEYINIVLGKAGRTRHMGIRPQTRGSAMNPIDHPHGGGEGKTNSGRHPVTPWGKPTKGAKTRRKKSSDRLIISRRKKG; from the coding sequence ATGGCGATCAAAACGTATAAACCAACCACCCCGAGCCGTCGTTTCTATACAAACGTCGACAACTCGGACATCACGGCAAAAGCGTCGGTTCGCTCATTGTTGAAAAAACTTCCTGCCGCTGCGGGTCGTAACAACAACGGTCGTATCACGTCACGCCACAAAGAAGCGGGAGCGAAAAAGCTTTACCGTATCATCGATTTCAAGCGTAACAAATTCGGCATCGCCGGTACTGTTGCCGCGATCGAGTACGATCCGTACCGTAACTGCCGCATCGCGCTTGTCAACTACGTCGACGGTGAAAAACGCTACATTCTCCAGCCGAAAGGTTTGAATGTCGGTGACGTCATCATGGCAGCCGAAAGCGGACTGGACATCAAATCGGGCAACGCCATGAAATTGATGAACATTCCCGTCGGTACGACCGTCCACAACGTCGAGCTCAAACCCGGTAAAGGCGGACAGATCGTTCGTTCAGCGGGAACATCGGCCCAGATCATGGGACGTGACGGCAAGTATGTATCTCTTCGTCTTCCATCGGGTGAAATGCGCTACGTTCTGGGTGAATGTATGGCAACCATCGGTATCGTCGGTAACGAAGAATACATCAATATCGTTCTCGGTAAAGCGGGACGTACACGCCACATGGGTATCCGCCCTCAAACGCGTGGTTCTGCGATGAACCCAATCGACCACCCGCACGGTGGTGGTGAAGGTAAAACAAACTCAGGACGTCACCCGGTTACTCCTTGGGGTAAACCGACCAAAGGTGCTAAAACACGTCGTAAAAAATCGAGCGATAGACTTATTATCTCTCGTCGTAAAAAGGGTTAA
- the rpsS gene encoding 30S ribosomal protein S19: MARSVKKGPFVDGHLMKKVISAKETKNTKPIKTWSRRSVILPEMIGLTFNVHNGRQFVPVFVTENHIGYKLGEFAPTRTFKGHKGSVQKKIGK; the protein is encoded by the coding sequence ATGGCTAGATCGGTAAAAAAAGGACCGTTTGTCGACGGACACCTTATGAAAAAAGTGATTTCTGCCAAAGAGACGAAAAACACTAAACCTATCAAAACCTGGTCACGCCGCAGCGTGATCCTCCCGGAAATGATCGGTTTGACGTTCAACGTCCACAATGGCCGTCAGTTTGTACCGGTTTTCGTAACGGAAAACCACATCGGTTACAAACTTGGTGAATTCGCACCAACACGTACGTTCAAGGGCCACAAAGGTTCTGTACAGAAGAAAATCGGGAAATAA
- the rplV gene encoding 50S ribosomal protein L22: MARALLKFVRVSPTKSRLIAREVQGMNAEQAMAALEFTPNKAAKIIAKVIASAVANSGQEAEDCVIKSCRVDAGPVLKRFMQRARGSASGIRKPTSHILVEVEGK; encoded by the coding sequence ATGGCAAGAGCACTATTAAAATTCGTTCGCGTATCTCCGACTAAATCTCGTTTGATCGCTCGCGAAGTTCAAGGAATGAATGCTGAACAAGCAATGGCTGCGCTGGAGTTTACTCCGAACAAAGCGGCTAAAATCATCGCCAAAGTAATCGCTTCCGCGGTTGCCAACAGCGGACAGGAAGCGGAAGATTGCGTTATCAAATCATGCCGCGTCGATGCAGGCCCGGTTTTGAAACGCTTTATGCAGCGTGCTCGCGGTAGCGCCTCTGGTATCCGCAAACCGACGTCGCACATTTTGGTAGAAGTAGAAGGTAAATAA
- the rpsC gene encoding 30S ribosomal protein S3 has product MGQKVNPIGLRLGINRNWESRWFPNFKTAPVSLGEDHKIRTFLKKELYYAGVSNIVIERTAKRLRVTIIAARPGIIIGKKGSDIEKIKESLQNLIGKPVAVNIKEEKKAQASAQLVAENVATQLEKRVAFRRAMKKVMQNAQRSGAKGIKVSVAGRLGGAEIARTEWYLEGRVPLHTLRAKIDYGFAEAHTTYGVIGIKVWIFKGEVLTKGIQPEAKESKEERGEGEQRRPRRKAK; this is encoded by the coding sequence ATGGGTCAGAAAGTTAATCCTATCGGACTTCGTCTGGGTATCAACCGTAACTGGGAATCTCGCTGGTTCCCGAACTTCAAAACGGCTCCGGTTTCCCTCGGCGAAGACCATAAAATCCGTACATTCTTGAAAAAAGAACTCTACTATGCCGGTGTGAGCAACATCGTCATCGAGCGTACCGCGAAACGCCTTCGCGTTACGATCATCGCGGCACGTCCGGGTATCATCATCGGGAAAAAAGGTTCTGACATCGAAAAGATCAAAGAATCTCTCCAGAACCTGATCGGTAAACCTGTCGCCGTCAACATCAAAGAAGAGAAAAAAGCGCAGGCTTCCGCACAGCTCGTTGCGGAAAACGTCGCTACTCAGCTTGAAAAACGGGTTGCGTTCCGCCGTGCGATGAAAAAAGTTATGCAGAATGCACAACGTTCAGGCGCAAAAGGGATCAAAGTTTCAGTTGCCGGTCGTTTGGGCGGTGCTGAAATCGCACGTACAGAGTGGTATCTTGAAGGTCGCGTACCTCTTCATACTCTCCGTGCAAAAATCGATTACGGTTTCGCAGAAGCCCACACCACATACGGTGTAATCGGTATCAAAGTATGGATCTTCAAAGGTGAGGTTCTCACCAAAGGGATTCAGCCAGAAGCAAAAGAATCTAAAGAAGAGCGTGGCGAAGGTGAACAGCGCCGTCCCCGCAGAAAGGCTAAATAA
- the rplP gene encoding 50S ribosomal protein L16 has translation MLMPKRTKYRKQMKGRNRGYATRGNKLDFGTIGFKATEAGRINSRQIEAARIAATRHIKRNGKIWIRVFPAKPLTAKPLEVRMGKGKGGVDQWVMNIEPGRIIFEMGGVEEGLAREALALAMQKLPFKTKIVTAEMSNEVY, from the coding sequence ATGTTGATGCCTAAACGTACGAAATATCGTAAGCAAATGAAAGGGCGTAACCGCGGTTACGCTACTCGCGGAAACAAACTTGACTTCGGAACCATCGGTTTCAAAGCAACGGAAGCGGGACGTATCAACTCTCGCCAAATTGAAGCGGCTCGTATCGCGGCTACCCGTCACATTAAACGTAACGGTAAAATCTGGATTCGCGTTTTCCCTGCGAAACCTCTTACTGCTAAACCACTCGAAGTGCGGATGGGTAAAGGTAAAGGTGGCGTCGATCAGTGGGTCATGAACATCGAACCGGGTCGTATCATTTTTGAAATGGGCGGCGTTGAAGAGGGCTTGGCGCGTGAAGCGTTGGCACTTGCAATGCAGAAACTCCCATTCAAAACAAAAATTGTTACAGCGGAGATGAGCAATGAAGTATACTGA
- the rpmC gene encoding 50S ribosomal protein L29, with amino-acid sequence MKYTDLNGKTAVELQGMLKEKKIELFTLKIKQKMMQLTNTSELRAAKKDIARINTALSAVK; translated from the coding sequence ATGAAGTATACTGATTTGAACGGTAAAACAGCTGTTGAACTTCAAGGGATGCTCAAAGAGAAAAAAATTGAGCTCTTTACTTTGAAAATCAAGCAAAAAATGATGCAATTGACCAACACGAGCGAACTTCGTGCTGCGAAAAAAGACATTGCACGCATCAACACTGCGCTCAGCGCGGTGAAGTAA
- the rpsQ gene encoding 30S ribosomal protein S17, whose product MTHKREIQGIVVKKAGDKTATIVVERRVMHPRYHKTVKRFKKYMIHDESNQLNVGDEVIAIECRPLSKSKSFRFKSLVKGVEA is encoded by the coding sequence ATGACACATAAACGTGAAATTCAAGGTATCGTAGTGAAAAAAGCCGGCGATAAAACAGCGACTATCGTTGTTGAGCGCCGCGTTATGCACCCGCGTTACCACAAAACGGTAAAACGTTTCAAAAAGTACATGATCCACGATGAAAGCAACCAGCTCAACGTTGGTGACGAAGTGATCGCGATCGAGTGCCGTCCGCTCTCTAAAAGCAAATCATTCCGTTTCAAATCTCTTGTTAAAGGGGTAGAAGCATGA
- the rplN gene encoding 50S ribosomal protein L14 has product MIQSFTRLVVADNTGAKELMCIKVLGGSKRRYATVGDVIIASVKKAAPTGKIKRGQVVTAVVVRTKKEVHRENGSLIRFDENAAVILDKKREPVGTRIFGPVSREVRYAGFMKIVSLAPEVV; this is encoded by the coding sequence ATGATCCAGAGTTTTACCCGTCTCGTTGTAGCGGACAACACAGGGGCTAAAGAGCTCATGTGTATCAAGGTTCTTGGCGGTTCAAAACGCCGTTACGCGACTGTCGGCGATGTTATCATCGCGTCGGTCAAAAAAGCGGCACCGACCGGTAAGATCAAAAGAGGTCAGGTCGTAACCGCGGTTGTCGTCCGTACGAAAAAAGAGGTTCACCGTGAAAACGGTTCTCTGATCCGTTTCGACGAAAATGCCGCAGTTATCCTGGATAAAAAACGTGAGCCGGTCGGAACACGTATTTTCGGACCGGTAAGCCGTGAAGTACGTTATGCCGGTTTCATGAAAATCGTTTCTTTGGCTCCGGAGGTTGTATGA
- the rplX gene encoding 50S ribosomal protein L24, whose amino-acid sequence MAKFKFKKGDTVEVIAGDDKGTKAEVLQVMPKKNKVIVKGVRVAKKTVKPSEQNPQGGFISKEMPIDASNVRKVEA is encoded by the coding sequence ATGGCAAAATTTAAATTCAAAAAAGGCGACACTGTTGAAGTGATCGCCGGTGACGACAAAGGTACGAAAGCCGAAGTGCTTCAGGTAATGCCTAAGAAAAACAAAGTGATCGTCAAGGGTGTCCGTGTCGCTAAGAAAACGGTTAAACCCAGCGAACAAAATCCACAAGGCGGATTTATCAGCAAAGAGATGCCGATCGATGCATCGAATGTCCGCAAAGTAGAGGCGTAA
- the rplE gene encoding 50S ribosomal protein L5, giving the protein MARLKDKYLALKPELQSNLGIANVMQVPALEKVVISVGCGFAMKDNKLIQNIQDTISNIAGQRAMVVNARKSVAGFKVREGMPVGVKVTLRGAQMYDFMDKLISVSLPRVKDFRGIPRNGFDGRGNYNFGINEQLIFPEVNYDDIMQIHGMNITVVTTATNDKDAFKLLEMLGMPFAKGRE; this is encoded by the coding sequence ATGGCACGTTTGAAAGATAAATATCTGGCTCTTAAGCCTGAGCTTCAAAGCAATCTCGGGATTGCGAACGTAATGCAGGTTCCTGCTCTGGAAAAAGTGGTCATTTCTGTCGGTTGTGGTTTCGCCATGAAAGACAACAAACTGATCCAGAACATCCAGGACACGATCAGCAACATCGCCGGTCAGCGTGCGATGGTCGTCAATGCGCGCAAATCGGTTGCGGGTTTCAAAGTACGTGAAGGGATGCCGGTCGGTGTCAAAGTAACGCTCCGCGGTGCCCAGATGTACGATTTCATGGACAAACTGATCTCTGTATCTCTTCCCCGTGTTAAAGACTTCCGCGGTATCCCGCGCAACGGCTTTGACGGTCGCGGAAACTACAACTTCGGTATTAACGAGCAGTTGATTTTCCCGGAAGTAAATTACGATGATATCATGCAGATCCACGGGATGAACATCACCGTCGTGACAACTGCGACAAACGACAAAGACGCTTTCAAACTTCTTGAAATGCTCGGTATGCCGTTTGCTAAAGGGAGAGAATAA
- a CDS encoding type Z 30S ribosomal protein S14 — translation MAKKSMIAKAKRTPKFAVRAYTRCQICGRPHSVISDFGICRVCFRKMANEGLIPGVRKSSW, via the coding sequence ATGGCTAAAAAGTCAATGATCGCTAAAGCGAAACGCACACCTAAATTTGCGGTTCGCGCTTACACTCGCTGCCAGATCTGCGGTCGTCCGCACTCTGTAATCAGCGATTTCGGAATTTGTCGCGTTTGCTTCCGTAAAATGGCAAACGAAGGGTTGATCCCAGGCGTTAGAAAGTCAAGCTGGTAA
- the rpsH gene encoding 30S ribosomal protein S8 encodes MINDLIADSLTRIRNAAMRRLDSTTLVHSKVVEAVVAILADKGYIESFNVVEDGVKKTINVVLKYDEKGRTVINEVKRVSKPGRRIYKGKDELKRFKNGYGTIIVSSSKGVLPNDKAYELGVGGEVLCTIW; translated from the coding sequence ATGATTAATGATTTGATCGCGGATTCGTTGACTCGTATCCGTAATGCGGCGATGCGTCGTTTGGATTCTACAACATTGGTTCATTCTAAAGTTGTAGAAGCGGTAGTTGCCATTCTGGCAGACAAAGGCTACATCGAGAGCTTCAACGTTGTCGAAGACGGCGTGAAAAAGACGATCAACGTCGTACTCAAATACGATGAAAAAGGTCGCACGGTTATCAATGAAGTAAAACGTGTCTCTAAACCGGGACGCCGTATTTACAAAGGCAAAGACGAGTTGAAACGTTTCAAAAACGGTTACGGTACGATCATCGTCAGCAGTTCAAAAGGGGTACTTCCTAACGATAAAGCGTATGAGCTTGGCGTCGGCGGCGAAGTCCTTTGTACAATTTGGTAA
- the rplF gene encoding 50S ribosomal protein L6, producing the protein MSRIGKNPISIPNDVKVSIDGTVITFAKGNVTQVLDTRGNCGVALEDNALSFSTNSDHRQDRAYWGTYRALAANIVTGLTAGFEKKLEINGVGYRAAVNGSVLNLQLGFSHDINYEIPAGITIAVDKNVISIKGADKQQVGQIAAEIRSFRPPEPYKGKGVKYADETILRKAGKTSKK; encoded by the coding sequence ATGTCACGTATTGGTAAAAATCCTATTTCTATCCCAAATGATGTCAAAGTAAGTATCGACGGTACTGTTATCACTTTTGCAAAAGGGAACGTTACGCAAGTTCTTGATACTCGCGGTAACTGCGGTGTCGCACTTGAAGACAATGCGCTCTCTTTCAGCACCAACTCCGACCATCGTCAGGATCGTGCGTACTGGGGAACCTACCGCGCGCTTGCTGCGAACATCGTTACCGGTTTGACTGCCGGCTTCGAGAAAAAACTCGAGATCAACGGTGTCGGTTACCGTGCTGCGGTAAACGGAAGCGTCCTGAACCTGCAACTGGGCTTCAGCCACGATATCAACTACGAAATTCCTGCGGGCATCACGATCGCAGTGGATAAAAACGTTATCAGCATCAAAGGTGCCGATAAACAGCAAGTAGGTCAGATCGCTGCTGAGATCCGTTCATTCCGTCCGCCTGAGCCTTACAAAGGTAAAGGTGTTAAATATGCTGATGAGACTATCCTGCGTAAAGCCGGTAAGACATCTAAGAAATAA
- the rplR gene encoding 50S ribosomal protein L18: MTGKILKIKAAKRVQRKRRIRSKIAGCATLPRVSVFRSNRYISAQAINDEQGVTLASVHSKTLGLRANKEGAEKAAAAFAKTLKDAGINEITFDRNGFLYHGVVKAFAESLRANEIKF; the protein is encoded by the coding sequence ATGACAGGTAAAATACTTAAAATCAAAGCGGCAAAACGCGTACAGCGCAAACGCCGCATCCGCTCTAAAATCGCAGGATGCGCGACACTTCCACGTGTTTCCGTATTCCGCTCAAACCGCTACATCAGCGCGCAAGCGATCAATGATGAGCAGGGTGTAACGCTGGCTAGCGTACATTCAAAAACTTTGGGTCTTCGTGCAAACAAAGAAGGGGCTGAAAAAGCGGCCGCAGCGTTTGCTAAAACCCTCAAAGACGCCGGAATCAACGAGATTACGTTCGATCGTAACGGTTTCTTGTACCACGGTGTGGTTAAAGCGTTTGCCGAATCGCTTCGCGCAAACGAAATCAAGTTTTAA
- the rpsE gene encoding 30S ribosomal protein S5, producing MQAINREEFEESIVNIGRVTKVVKGGRRFRFTALVVVGNKKGTVGYGVGKAKEVPDAIRKAVDEAFKNLTEVKIKGTTIAHDIEVKYNASRILLKPASEGTGVIAGGATRPVLELAGIQDILTKSLGSNNPNTVVRATIDALSRIKG from the coding sequence ATGCAAGCGATTAACAGAGAAGAATTTGAAGAATCGATCGTAAACATCGGTCGTGTAACAAAAGTTGTAAAAGGTGGACGTCGTTTCCGTTTTACCGCTCTTGTTGTTGTCGGTAACAAAAAAGGTACCGTCGGCTACGGAGTCGGTAAAGCCAAAGAGGTTCCCGATGCGATCCGTAAAGCGGTAGACGAAGCGTTCAAAAATCTGACGGAAGTCAAGATCAAAGGGACGACTATCGCTCACGATATCGAAGTAAAATACAATGCAAGCCGCATTTTGCTCAAACCGGCATCTGAAGGTACTGGGGTCATCGCCGGTGGCGCGACCCGTCCGGTACTCGAGCTTGCAGGGATCCAGGACATTCTTACGAAGTCTTTGGGCTCCAACAATCCAAACACCGTGGTACGCGCAACGATTGATGCGCTTTCACGTATCAAAGGGTAA
- the rplO gene encoding 50S ribosomal protein L15, whose protein sequence is MALENLTPAAGSTHSKKRIGRGQGSGNGKTAGKGHKGQKARKGYNEKRNFEGGQQPLARRLPKIGFTSKIVKPYVINVEKVKEVAELAEITMETIRGVHRMKKSVTSVKLVGASAKDLASKIKDENVTTTGK, encoded by the coding sequence ATGGCACTCGAAAATCTTACACCTGCTGCGGGGTCTACCCACAGCAAAAAACGTATCGGACGCGGCCAGGGCAGCGGAAACGGTAAAACGGCCGGTAAAGGTCACAAAGGTCAAAAAGCGCGTAAAGGTTACAATGAAAAACGTAACTTCGAGGGTGGACAGCAGCCTCTTGCACGCCGTTTGCCAAAAATCGGGTTTACGTCTAAAATCGTCAAACCATACGTCATCAATGTCGAGAAAGTGAAAGAAGTAGCCGAACTCGCAGAGATCACGATGGAAACGATCCGCGGCGTACACCGCATGAAAAAATCGGTCACGAGCGTAAAACTTGTCGGTGCAAGCGCGAAAGACCTGGCATCTAAAATCAAAGACGAAAACGTTACAACAACTGGTAAATAA